In Acidobacteriota bacterium, the DNA window CATTGACTTTCATTAATTACGCCTCCAGGGAAATCAACTGCAAGATCGTGTACTACGGTCCGGGCCTGGGTGGGAAGACCACGAACATCCAGCACATCTACGACACCACCAACATGGACTCGAAGGGGAAGCTCATCTCGCTGGCCACGGAAACGGACCGGACCCTGTTCTTCGACTTCCTGCCACTGGACCTGGGAACGATCCGGGGCTTCAAGACCCGTTTCCACCTGTACACGGTCCCGGGCCAGGTGTTCTACGACGCGTCCCGAAAACTCATCCTCAAGGGGGTCGACGGCGTCGTCTTCGTGGCCGATTCCCAGGAAGAGCGCATGGACGCCAACATCGAGAGCATCGCGAACCTGAAGTCCAACCTCAAGGAGAACGGCTTCGAGATCACGGACATCCCCTACGTGCTCCAGTTGAACAAGCGGGACCTGCCCAACGTCG includes these proteins:
- a CDS encoding GTPase domain-containing protein, which gives rise to MTFINYASREINCKIVYYGPGLGGKTTNIQHIYDTTNMDSKGKLISLATETDRTLFFDFLPLDLGTIRGFKTRFHLYTVPGQVFYDASRKLILKGVDGVVFVADSQEERMDANIESIANLKSNLKENGFEITDIPYVLQLNKRDLPNVVSIEDMVRELKIKDEPIFEGVAVKGVGVLETLKAVAKQVIMELKKGGK